The Salvia splendens isolate huo1 chromosome 21, SspV2, whole genome shotgun sequence genome includes a window with the following:
- the LOC121784156 gene encoding uncharacterized protein LOC121784156 — protein MGKSIQAAPFSSVQQPEAVSEPVAEPEAVQEAIAQEPTAVPEETVVPETTTQPEDIQEATTTSPEPTTAGNREDNSDLVTGLELLAMCEPRVDSATEGETPVSVSVSEGVKPVLASEECVERDVLEPSGEVKDFVADVSISEGETPVLEKAVGGEAPIVGEDGGDEALISEQNVEGDTPEKPEGEALDSEISQEPADDGVKLIVDLTEIPQDTDSPVNPRDARRRARRSLIDEIVETVEPTEEESLGLRG, from the exons ATGGGTAAATCCATACAGGCTGCTCCGTTTTCTAGTGTACAACAACCGGAGGCCGTCTCGGAACCCGTCGCCGAACCTGAAGCCGTTCAAGAAGCCATCGCCCAGGAACCCACTGCCGTACCAGAGGAGACAGTTGTTCCGGAGACCACCACACAACCAGAGGACATTCAAGAAGCCACGACCACTAGCCCGGAACCAACCACCGCAGGGAATCGTGAAGACAACTCAGATTTGGTCACAGGGTTGGAACTGTTGGCTATGTGCGAACCAAGGGtagactctgcaactgagggggaaacccctgtttcggTTAGTGTTTCTGAGGGGGTGAAGCCCGTACTTGCTAGTGAGGAATGTGTTGAGAGAGATGTTCTGGAACCATCTGGGGAAGTCAAAGATTTTGTTGCTGACGTTAgtatttctgagggggaaacccctgttttggaaaaaGCTGTGGGGGGGGAGGCCCCTATAGTTGGTGAAGATGGGGGCGACGAGGCCCTAATttctgaacaaaatgtggagggggataccccTGAGAAACCG gagggagaagccctcgattctgaaaTTAGCCAGGAACCAGCTGACGACGGGgtgaagttgattgtggatctgaccgagatcccaCAGGATACCGACTCGCCAGTCAaccccagagatgctaggaggcgggctcgccggagcctcatTGATGAGATTGTTGAGACAGTGGAGCCGACTGAGGAAGAATcgctgg GGCTACGAgggtaa
- the LOC121784534 gene encoding protein DOG1-like 1, with protein sequence MAAASDQSNERCHYQEWMHLQEEELSELTQAAAAAAACAANDAELSRLVDKVIRHFEEYTRQRHVMALADVSPYYAPTWCTSLERSVLWIGGCRPSSYIRLIYALCGLDLESHLSDFLTGESSLGQLSPRQLVSVDGLHQRTIREERALSTKLATLQEDLLDNPIAAMVVAGEEGDVEGALDKHGREMAGVMGEADGLRVGTVKEIVRILTPRQAVEFLAAGKKLRLCMREWGKKRDLDHGRLIN encoded by the coding sequence atggctGCAGCAAGCGACCAAAGCAACGAGAGGTGCCACTACCAAGAGTGGATGCACCTCCAAGAGGAGGAGCTATCCGAGCTCACccaagcagcagcagcagcagcagcgtgcGCCGCCAACGACGCCGAGCTGAGCCGCCTCGTAGACAAAGTAATCCGCCACTTCGAGGAGTACACGCGTCAGCGCCACGTCATGGCCCTGGCCGACGTGTCGCCCTACTACGCCCCCACGTGGTGCACCTCCTTAGAGCGGTCCGTCCTCTGGATCGGCGGCTGCCGCCCCTCCTCCTACATCCGCCTCATCTACGCCCTCTGCGGCCTCGACCTCGAGTCCCACCTCTCCGACTTCCTCACCGGCGAGAGCAGCTTGGGGCAGCTCTCGCCGCGCCAGCTAGTCTCTGTCGACGGGCTCCACCAGCGGACCATCCGCGAGGAGAGGGCCCTGTCGACGAAGCTGGCGACGCTGCAGGAGGATCTGTTGGACAATCCGATTGCGGCGATGGTTGTGGCGGGGGAGGAAGGGGATGTGGAGGGGGCGCTGGATAAGCACGGGAGGGAGATGGCGGGGGTTATGGGGGAGGCGGATGGGCTGAGGGTGGGGACGGTGAAGGAGATAGTGAGGATCCTGACGCCGAGGCAGGCGGTGGAATTTCTGGCGGCGGGGAAGAAGCTGCGCCTCTGCATGAGGGAATGGGGGAAGAAGAGAGACCTTGATCATGGtagactaattaattaa